A stretch of DNA from Mycobacterium senriense:
TGCCGCCGCGCTGGGCCCGCTGGGCCTGACGCTGCCCGAATTCGTTTGCCTGCGCATACTTTCGATGTTCCCGGGGATGTCGAGCGCGGAATTGTCCCGCCACACCAACGTCACCCCGCAGGCGATGAACACGGTGCTGCGCAAGCTGGAAGAGGTCGGGGCGGTGGCACGCCCGTCGTCGGTGTCCTCGGGGCGCGCGCTCCCGGCCAACCTGACCGGCCAGGGCCGCGCCCTGCTCAAGCGCGCCGAAGGAGCGGTCCGCGGCGCCGACGCCCGCATCCTGGCCAAGCTCACCGAACCTCAGCAGCGCGAATTCAAAAGGATGCTCGAGAAACTCGGCTCCGACTAGCCGCGAGCGCGCGTGCCGCGATCAGTCTGATCACCCGGCG
This window harbors:
- a CDS encoding MarR family winged helix-turn-helix transcriptional regulator, coding for MIQADDAPLGYLLYRVGAVLRPEVAAALGPLGLTLPEFVCLRILSMFPGMSSAELSRHTNVTPQAMNTVLRKLEEVGAVARPSSVSSGRALPANLTGQGRALLKRAEGAVRGADARILAKLTEPQQREFKRMLEKLGSD